One Natronorubrum halophilum genomic window, CATGCGCCGTATCGGTCCGGTAGCAGTTCGCAGGTGAAGGAATCCAAAATCCGCGCCTCGTCGGAGCGAAACGGGCGATCCATCGAGAGTGCTCCGCTGACTGTCCACTCGGCGGGAAGGCACTCGAGTCGGACTACGAGCCCCAGAAGTTATCGCGACTGCCGAGTCGTTCGCGCTGCTGTTTCGTGCCCGTCTCGTCCTCGTCGTCGGCCTCGTCGTTATCGCTGGCCGCAGCGGCATCGTCGTTGCTGTCCGAAGCCGCGTCGTCATCGTCCTCGTCCGACTCCATCGGCAGCAACTCGAGTTCTTCTGCACGCGCGTGGTTGCTGTGAACGCGGACGATTTCGACGCGAGCACGGGCCTCCGGGAGGACGCCGTCGACCATCACGATGAACCCGTCCTCGGTTCGGCCGACGCCGGCCCCGCTTTCGTGCATGTCGACGACGTCGACGACGACCTCCTCGCCCTGTTTGACGGGCTGGGTTTTGAGGTCGTTGATCGGCTGGCTGTAGTGGTTACACCACTCTTTGCCGCCTCGATCACCGTAGTGTTGACACCCCATTCCAGAGATCCGTTCAGAAAAGCTCGGACAGTCGTCGGCAAGCGGACAGTCTGCCATACGGCGTACTACCAGTGGCGTCGTTAAACCGTTTCCGTCTCGAAGATCGAACAGCCGCTCAAATAAAACGCTGGTAATATTTTGCCGGCATATCTGGCAGTTGCGTAATGGAAAACGAGAAAGTATGCGAAGAATGGTAAATAAACGCGATCCATGAGACGGCCCGTTTCGAAAAGGTTTACGGTACGGACGTAGCAGTGATAGATGATGAAAATCCTCGTTACGGTCAAAGAAGTCGCGACCGTCGAAGACGAGTTCGAGATCGAGGGCACTGAAATCGCCAGCCAGTACCTCGGTGCCGACCTCAACGAGTGGGATGACTACGCCATCGAAGAGGCCGTCCAGCTTCAGGAGGACGGCATCGCCGACGAAGTCGTCACGGTCACCATCGGCCCTGAAGAGTGCGAACAAACTATCCGTCAGGCGCTCGCCAAGGGTGCCGACCGTGCCGTCCGCGTCTGGGACGACTCACTCGAGGGCGTCGATCTGCTCGACGTCAACGCGAAGACGGAGATTCTGAGCGGCGTCGTCGAAGCAGAGGACCCCGATCTCGTCCTTACAGGCGTCCAGGCCGGCGACGACAGCTTCGCCGCGACCGGCGTCTCCCTGGCCGAAGAGATCGGCGCACAGTGGGGAGCCGTCGTCAACCACCTGGAGCACGAGTTCGACGACGACCTCGCCTCCGTCCGGCGCGAACTCGAGGGGGGCGTCGAGGAGCTGACAGAGATCGAACTGCCGGCGGTCCTGACGATCCAGACGGGGATCAACGAGCCGCGCTACGCGAGTCTGCGCGGCATCCGTCAGGCCCAGCGCAAGGAACTCGACGTCCAGACGCTCGCCGACCTCGGCGTCGACGAGAGCGCGATCGACGCCGAACTCACCCTGACGGACATGTACGAGCCGGAAAGCGAGAGCGACGTGACGATCTGGGAGGGCAGCGCCGAGGAGACGGCCGCGGAGTTGGGTGACCTGCTCCGCGACAAGGGGGTGGCACCATGACGGACGTCCTCGCGATCACGGAACACCGCCGCGGCGAGCTGCGCGACGTCAGCTACGAGATCATCACCGCGGGCCGCCAACTGGCCGACGAGACCGGCGGCGATCTGCACCTGGCCGTCATCAGCGGTACCGTCGACGAGTTCGCGGAGAAACTCAACCGCGACGGCGTCGAGGCCATTCACACCGTTTCCTACGGCGAGGAGTTCAACCACGACGTCTACACGCAGGCGATCACGCAGCTCTACGACGAACTCGCCCCGCAGTACGTCCTCGCACCCAACAGCGTCAACGGACTCGACTACGCACCCGCCGTCGCAAACGCCCTCGACCTGCCGGTCGTGACCGACACGATCGACCTCGAGACGGACGGCGAGACCCTGATCGCGACCCGCGAGATGTACGGCGGCAAGGTCGAGACGACCAACGAACTCGAGGGCGAAGCCGTCGCCACGATCCGGAGCACCGAGTGGCCCCAGAGCGACGGAACGGGCGACGCCTCGATCGAGGCGTTCGACGCCGACATCGACGAGGACGCCATCGGCTCGAGCGTCAACGGCTTCGAGGAAGTCGCCGGCGGCGACGTCGATATCAGCGAAGCCGACGTGCTCGTCTCCGTCGGTCGCGGGATCGAAGAGGAGGACAACATCCCGCTCATCGAGGACCTCGCCGAGGCGCTCGGCGCGACGGTGTCGTCCTCGCGACCGATCGTCGACAACGGCTGGCTGC contains:
- a CDS encoding electron transfer flavoprotein subunit beta/FixA family protein — protein: MKILVTVKEVATVEDEFEIEGTEIASQYLGADLNEWDDYAIEEAVQLQEDGIADEVVTVTIGPEECEQTIRQALAKGADRAVRVWDDSLEGVDLLDVNAKTEILSGVVEAEDPDLVLTGVQAGDDSFAATGVSLAEEIGAQWGAVVNHLEHEFDDDLASVRRELEGGVEELTEIELPAVLTIQTGINEPRYASLRGIRQAQRKELDVQTLADLGVDESAIDAELTLTDMYEPESESDVTIWEGSAEETAAELGDLLRDKGVAP
- a CDS encoding TRAM domain-containing protein, with translation MADCPLADDCPSFSERISGMGCQHYGDRGGKEWCNHYSQPINDLKTQPVKQGEEVVVDVVDMHESGAGVGRTEDGFIVMVDGVLPEARARVEIVRVHSNHARAEELELLPMESDEDDDDAASDSNDDAAAASDNDEADDEDETGTKQQRERLGSRDNFWGS
- a CDS encoding electron transfer flavoprotein subunit alpha/FixB family protein translates to MTDVLAITEHRRGELRDVSYEIITAGRQLADETGGDLHLAVISGTVDEFAEKLNRDGVEAIHTVSYGEEFNHDVYTQAITQLYDELAPQYVLAPNSVNGLDYAPAVANALDLPVVTDTIDLETDGETLIATREMYGGKVETTNELEGEAVATIRSTEWPQSDGTGDASIEAFDADIDEDAIGSSVNGFEEVAGGDVDISEADVLVSVGRGIEEEDNIPLIEDLAEALGATVSSSRPIVDNGWLPKNRQVGQSGKVVTPDVYIAIGISGAVQHVAGMKGSDTIVAINTDPNAPIMDIADYAIHDDLFDVVPALTEEFQ